The nucleotide sequence GAAAGCATGATTTTTATAGGTATATACAAGCATCCCACACATGGAAAAGGCAAAAATTAATCAtcgttttcatgaaaaatcacCAAGGATTAATTAGTAGAAAATATTTTACCTGATTAATCAATATAGTTGATAGCACGATCTTTATTCATCCTACGGATTAaacaatatataattattgaaGCTTATGTTAAGAGGTTGTGATACTTATCACAAAATTATTTATCAGTAATATCAGTTCTGACAATTATTATATCCAATCCAAAGCTAAAATATTCTCCGAAACCATTTCTAATTAAGAAAAGGGAGTTCCAAAATCCAATTTCCATCAACATTCCATGGATACATTAAAAAGCAATACAAATTAGGAACCAAAATGAAGTTACGAGAAGATAGACGAAAGAAATTaagcaagaaaaataattgtacAAGGCTAGGGAATGGGGGTGATGATATTAATATAAAGATCGATTCTCTGACCTTGGTTGACCTGACCTATAGCTAGCAAAAACTATCAATAAGGCGGCCGCCCAGCAGAGTTTCCTCCCCAATTATCGACCTGCAGCTGATGAGGCATGTTATTCAGCGGCAGGTTAAAGAAGGGAAGCCCCGAAGACGGATCTGGAAAGGGGTTGCTTACTCCTACGCCACCGCTGCCATCACCACCGCCTCCGCCACCTGAGGACTGTGGCACAGGCTGCTGCATCTGCAGCTGCTCCTCTTCCTCCAAGGGCAATCTCTCATAAGCCACGTTGGTAAACGATGAGGCTATGACAATAACAGGTCCAGATGCTATTAGTGATCCCacaacatttccacccacaaCCTGGCCTTGACCACCAGCTAAAAATATTGTGAGGCTGGTGGCCCCAGGAGGTGCAGGCGGCGGCAGAAATGAACCTGTTAATGACAGAATCTCAAATCTGCCGTGCAGTGTGAGAACTGCGCCAGCCGCTGACGGTTGACGCAAGCTCACGTTGGTCACCATACCACTCCCACTCAAAACACAAATCCCTCGCTGCCTTTTCCTCGCATAAGTGCCGACGGAATCAAACACATCACAGCCACTGCTGACCTCCAAAATATGTGCTCTTAGGGTGTTTGCGCTCTCACGAGTTATGATCACTGGGGGTTTGGGCTTGTTTCTAGACCCTGGGGGCCGACCTCTGGAGCGTCGGCCCCCTGAATCACCCGAACCAGGATTTGGGGTCACCAGGTCAAACCCTTGATGAGGATTGTCATTATCAACAtcattttggtggtggtcagAGGAGAAAAGATTGTTGCGGTTGGGGGTGGTGTGGTCATCTTCGGAGTCCGGCGGTCTTTGGAGGTGGAGATCAGGGAGTTGGAGCTGCTGATGAACAAACCGAGATGCTGAACCCAAGTCTAAGCCAGCCATACACAGAGAGCTAAAGAGaacagaaaacaagaaaaatatagtAAAATATATGCATAAATTTTAATATAGCAAGGTTCAATATTTTATGGGTTTTGGAGAAAGGAGAGCCCCATAATTTCAAACCCTAGAACGAATAGAAAACAAAGGGGATCAAGTGCAGAGAAAGGGAAGGGTACGAGTTGAGGAGAGAGAGGtgcaaggaggaggagagatcGAGATATCATAAAGTGGCAAACGCAGCCATTCTCAACTTctaaattataaatataaaacgtATATGCTTATAAAATAGCGGAGATAAAACAATTCGCTTCTTTAGTAACTTTTACTTTTTTGAATGTGGGAATTGAATTTTCTATGTTAACACTTAGTGTGCTTGAAACTGAATACTCGATCAAAGATAATGTAAAGAGGAACAATATTTTATGACTGTATATATTAGTTGATTAGTTATTACATGattaagagaaatgttaaggagactctctcaaagtTGAATCCTTCATGAACTTTTTGCTACCTCATAATTTAAGGTTAATTCtcatgtcaacattataaaacattatgccAAAAACATAAGGTAACATATAGTATATATGAAGAGTCTCAtttttgagagagtctccttagcgcATCTCTCCATAATCAATTATCATACATGTAAGAACTGTGTTATCAACAATATTCTATTTAAACTAATCTTAAATACATTGATGAGAGAGAATTCAAACTCCAATGAGATCAATTAGCAAATGACACTTTATTATAATGAAGGAAAGCAATCATGTTTATACACTCTTATGTGGATTCGATTTCCCACCGATTTCCCTCCCCCCAAACTAATTACCTAACCGATTAATGATATCACTCTACTCAAATGGGATCAATTAGCCCATGTAACCATACCCAcgtctacatatatatatatatatatatatatatatatatattaaattaatgtgcTTAAAAAATCACGTTCAGTGTGATCATGGCAACAATATGTAAATTTGATACGTATTATTTTGCATCAATTATGATGATAAATTTTAACGAAAGTAAATAGTTCAAAAAACTTCTCCATTTCTTCAAAGTATTCTTTAGAGCAAAAAAGACACCTTAGCCACCAAGGGGAGGAGGAGCAAAAAGAATCCTCCTCCCCATTCCATACTTTCTCCACCTCCTATAAGTTAGTCTTTCGTGATGATTCCGTCTGAGTTATACTCAGGTTTTAGAATGTACTCTATCATAATTTCGAATGTGCTCCTTATTCAATGATCAATCCAATCACTCTCTCAAAAACTTataaagagaaaattgtagAGGGAAATGAGGAGAGAGTAGATAAAGGAAATGTAAAGTGTTTTCCAAACTTGTGTATATTTCATCTTTGATAAATTAAGCACCTATTTATAAGCTTATAATGATGAGGTTAACCCATAAGTTACAAACTACTAATACACTCTAATTAGAGCATGCTCTACTAAACATTAAGATAGGAGAGGTTGTGGACATTATGGTGGTCATCCACATTCCATACATTTATATAACACTCTCAAATTATTGTTTTCTCTACATTATAACTAGTTTTGGAGGAGTTTGTTGCTATCTACATTAGGTATTTTTTGCCATCTTCACCTTTATTCGCTAGCTGCTACTATGCGTAAAATATACGTTAGAGACCATGTTTTCCTCAAATGTTGATCCACCCATTATTCCACAATGATTTCCGTGAGTTGAGTTGTATTGTTTAGGCTTGTGGGTTTGGCTTAATTTGGTGAGTTGTGTAGTATTGTTGACATGGTTGATGTAACTTTGATATTTTCttaatgaaattaattttttttttttgggtcaaaaaattaatttcttttgtttaattgataaaaaaataaaaaataaaacagaaataaaataattgtagccgttttTTTTATCATGTTGTAATGAattgttaaatttaaaaaaaagcctagtgatattttttttttcccaatattaaaagtaagtttcagCTCCAATTCTGTACTCCCCATTGATtagcaggaaaaagaaaactgTTACATAATTTTGTTCATAAAATATGTCACAAAATGATGTTGGATCGACTTATGTCGCTTTCTTTTAAATATTACTCAATATTTACTTGAGATTATACAATTTAATTAAGTACTACCtttctgaaaaagaaaaaaaaagtttggccAAACCTTTCTAACAAGTTTCTTTGAAtgaatgtttttatttaatcaaatatttgtttaaatagcttcatgtatttaaaaaaaaaaaatcgcatCAATATTTTTGTTGGGCATCTAAGTACTTAGTATTGAAACAAGATCGGCATTTAACAAATGACAGATTCAAATGGTTCATCACAAGGAAAGTTTTGAATCAACATTGTAAAAGTTAAAAACTTGAGAATTGTGGATCATGAtgaattgtttatatatatatatatatgtgtgtgtgtgtgtgtgtgtgtgtgtgtctttcTTGTTTGGGAGTTTGTTATTTATTCGTCTATAATTGTATACAAAAGAGCAATGGCTAATCAAATATTTTTGGGAACTTTAATGAGAAAGTTTTGagcataatttattttaataaaaaatcatgctataactttatttaatgaaaaaaacttaaattttaataaaaacgacaaaagaacttaaattttaatgaaaaagacataatttgaatattaaaagaaaaaactgaTGCACGGGAACCGCGTGTCCTCACACATATTATTTATGAACTTaacttactacactgtttatgaaacttactacatcGTTTATGAAAATTAATGGTACCACactgtttataaaacttaacggtactacactgtttataaaacttaatggtactatactgtttatgaaacttaatggtactacattgtttatgaaacttaacggtactacactgTTAATAAAATTTACAACACTGTTTATGAAGCTTAATGGtgctacactgtttatgaaacttaacgatgctacactgtttatgaaacttaacggtactacactatttatgaaatttaatggTACTATactgtgtatatatgtatattatttcttttgccTTAAGTAGGTAGGTACAAGTGAAATCTACATTAtcacttttatatatattatttattatatacatGAAAATATACCTTACGAGATTATAGTACCAGACGTGTGTTTGTGTTATCTTACTTTGTCAAATGCCTAAAAATGGGTATCATCATTGTTACAGTTAGCTAATTCatacataatataatatatatatatatatatatatatatatatatatatatatatatatatgtgtgtgtgtgtgtgtgttcatgtactttttcttatttaattatatttttttttttgggggggggggggggggttagggTAAGCGCTGGGCACGCATGTAtatattttaggtttttttttgttcttatcatta is from Pyrus communis chromosome 10, drPyrComm1.1, whole genome shotgun sequence and encodes:
- the LOC137746465 gene encoding AT-hook motif nuclear-localized protein 23-like yields the protein MAGLDLGSASRFVHQQLQLPDLHLQRPPDSEDDHTTPNRNNLFSSDHHQNDVDNDNPHQGFDLVTPNPGSGDSGGRRSRGRPPGSRNKPKPPVIITRESANTLRAHILEVSSGCDVFDSVGTYARKRQRGICVLSGSGMVTNVSLRQPSAAGAVLTLHGRFEILSLTGSFLPPPAPPGATSLTIFLAGGQGQVVGGNVVGSLIASGPVIVIASSFTNVAYERLPLEEEEQLQMQQPVPQSSGGGGGGDGSGGVGVSNPFPDPSSGLPFFNLPLNNMPHQLQVDNWGGNSAGRPPY